The Neodiprion virginianus isolate iyNeoVirg1 chromosome 5, iyNeoVirg1.1, whole genome shotgun sequence genome contains a region encoding:
- the LOC124305143 gene encoding uncharacterized protein LOC124305143, with product MRNFLLITLLALIALEATLAAPSDRKKDDLTKSGGEIPRISHNVGVKTTRRRNVGPATSPGVQSHVLRDESVGNNGHIERVSLNRVSALDGSVDEVKVEAGKAGIFAYGMPKRILENNGFIERVSHIEDEEKGGKRAARSVQQLREQSAYLEVQEAKLGRDF from the exons ATGAGAAACTTCTTGCtg ATTACGCTACTGGCTCTGATAGCCCTTGAAGCAACTTTGGCAGCGCCTTCGGACCGAAAGAAGGATGATCTTACGAAATCGGGCGGGGAAATCCCGAGGATTTCACACAACGTGGGCGTCAAGACGACCCGGAGGAGGAACGTGGGTCCCGCAACAAGTCCCGGAGTCCAGAGTCACGTTTTGCGGGATGAATCGGTTGGGAACAACGGCCACATCGAGAGGGTCAGCCTCAACCGGGTTTCGGCTCTCGATGGAAGCGTCGATGAGGTCAAAGTCGAGGCTGGAAAAGCGGGAATCTTCGCCTACGGAATGCCGAAACGGATCCTGGAGAACAACGGATTTATTGAACGCGTTTCTCACATCGAGGATGAGGAAAAGGGCGGAAAACGCGCGGCCAGATCCGTTCAACAACTGAGGGAACAATCGGCGTACCTCGAAGTTCAGGAAGCCAAG CTGGGGCGTGACTTCTAA